The genomic DNA TATTTTGAGCCGCTGACATTTGAAGATGTGATGAATATTATCGAATCCGAAAAGCCCGACGGTGTGATAGTGCAGTTTGGCGGACAGACGCCGCTCAAGTTGGCCATACCTCTGATGCAAGCCGGTGTAAAAATTCTTGGTACATCACCGGAAGATATTGATGTTGCCGAAGACCGTAAAAAATTCGGCGCCTTACTCAATCGTCTAAACATCAAATGCCCGGATTACGGCACGGCGTCTTCGTTTGAAGATGCCCGCACGATCGCCCATCGCATCGGCTACCCCGTATTAGTCCGGCCTTCGTATGTTCTCGGCGGTCGTGCTATGGAAATCGTTTATGATGATACCGCACTGGAAAACTACATGGCACGAGCCATCAACGTGTCGCCGGAGCATCCGATTCTCGTAGATAAATTTCTGGTAGACGCGTACGAATTTGACGTGGATGCCATTTCCGACGGAAAAACCGTAGTGATCGGCGGCATCATGCAGCATATCGAAGAAGCCGGCATTCATTCCGGTGACAGCTCCTGCGTTCTACCGCCGTATTCGGCTTCGGACGAAGTACTGGCCAAACTGAGAGCCTACACAGTTCAGCTCGCACGCGAATTGAATGTCATCGGACTGATCAATATCCAATACGCACTCAAAGGTGAAGAAGTATATGTATTGGAAGTTAATCCGCGTGCTTCACGTACCGTACCCTTTGTCAGTAAAGCGATCGGCGTACCCTTGGCTAAACTAGCCGCGAAAGTGATGGTTGGAAAAACGTTAGAATCATTAAATTACACAAACGAAATTATTCCGCCGTTTACCTCCGTCAAAGATCCGGTCTTTCCTTTTGCCAAGTTCCCCGGTATTCGCATGTACCTGAGCCCGGAAATGCGTTCCACCGGCGAGGTAATGGGAATTGCCGAAACTTTTCCTCAAGCCTTAGCTAAAGCGCACATTGCCGCCGGTATGCAAATGCCTACGTCGGGCGGAGTTTTTGTCACTGTCAACGACCGGGACAAATCTAAAATTTCTCTGATTGCCAAAGAATTCATGGATCTGGGATTCACGATTTATGCCACCGAAGGCACGGGCAAAGTTCTGGAACAATCAGGCATCGAATGTAAACATGTATTCAAAATTCATGAAGGCCGGCCCAACGTCGTTGACCGCATCAAAAACAAAGAAATTCATATCGTCATCAATACACCGACGGGCAAAGCCGCAAAATTAGACGAACGCTACATCGGCGAAGCGGCCATGCTGTACAAAATACCGATGATCACGACTTTGCCGGGCGCTCTGGGGCTTGTCAAAGGATTGCGCGCCATCAAAGAACAAAAACTCGATGTACGCAGCATCCAAGAACATCATATGGCGCTGGTATGAAGCCGGACTCCGGGCCGATCGTTTTTTTTGATGGGGTATGTAATTTGTGCAATCATGCTGTGGATTTTATAATCAGGCACGACACACCGCATCGCATTCGGTATGCTTCCCTGCAAGGCGAAACGGCGGCATCACATCTACCAGCGGAAATACGATCCTCGCTTTCGACTTTGGTTTTATTTCACAAAGAACAAATATTCACACATTCTACGGCCGTTATCAATATTGCCCGTTTGATGGGTTGGCCGTGGAATATGGCGATCGTGTTTTTTATAGTCCCACGTTTTTTGCGTGACGCACTCTATACGGTCATCGCACGCCATCGTTACCGGTGGTGGGGGCGTCGCCCAACATGCAGGATACCGTCGGTCGAAGAACGTCTATTATTTCTACCTTGAGTCATACATGCGATTTGAAGTATTACCTGCCCATAATCCTGCCGTACGTGAACGATGGAACATTTTCGCATCATCGGTTGACGGTTCGTCCGTTTTACAAAGTTACGAATGGGGTGAGGTAAAACGCGGTTTATGGCAACCGTTTTATACGGCGGTTACTGATGAGACCGGCCAGATTATCCTTGCGGCACTGATACTCAAACGCCAAATGCCGCTTGTCGGTCGCGCCATATTTTATGCACCGCGCGGACCGCTTTTTAGAGAATTAAACGCCGCACTTCTAA from bacterium includes the following:
- a CDS encoding DUF393 domain-containing protein, with translation MKPDSGPIVFFDGVCNLCNHAVDFIIRHDTPHRIRYASLQGETAASHLPAEIRSSLSTLVLFHKEQIFTHSTAVINIARLMGWPWNMAIVFFIVPRFLRDALYTVIARHRYRWWGRRPTCRIPSVEERLLFLP
- the carB gene encoding carbamoyl-phosphate synthase large subunit, yielding MTSLEILIQKISRALLIEAKQKGFSDRQLAHIWETDEKTVRRLRHELKVFPVYKTVDTCAAEFEAETPYFYSTYDQETENAPSDKKKVIILGGGPNRIGQGIEFDYCCVHGVYALQEEGYEVIMVNCNPETVSTDYDTSDRLYFEPLTFEDVMNIIESEKPDGVIVQFGGQTPLKLAIPLMQAGVKILGTSPEDIDVAEDRKKFGALLNRLNIKCPDYGTASSFEDARTIAHRIGYPVLVRPSYVLGGRAMEIVYDDTALENYMARAINVSPEHPILVDKFLVDAYEFDVDAISDGKTVVIGGIMQHIEEAGIHSGDSSCVLPPYSASDEVLAKLRAYTVQLARELNVIGLINIQYALKGEEVYVLEVNPRASRTVPFVSKAIGVPLAKLAAKVMVGKTLESLNYTNEIIPPFTSVKDPVFPFAKFPGIRMYLSPEMRSTGEVMGIAETFPQALAKAHIAAGMQMPTSGGVFVTVNDRDKSKISLIAKEFMDLGFTIYATEGTGKVLEQSGIECKHVFKIHEGRPNVVDRIKNKEIHIVINTPTGKAAKLDERYIGEAAMLYKIPMITTLPGALGLVKGLRAIKEQKLDVRSIQEHHMALV